The Afipia massiliensis genome has a segment encoding these proteins:
- the recN gene encoding DNA repair protein RecN gives MLARLSIRDIVLIERLDIDFLKGLAVLTGETGAGKSILLDAFALALGGRGDASLVRHGAEQGQVTAVFDVPKKHPASAILRENGLDDTGEMILRRVQFADGRTRAFLNDQAISVQTLKAVGTTLVEIHGQHDERALVDTATHRRLLDAFAALEKDVSAVETLWDARRTARAALDEHRADMERAAREADYLRHASEELKKLNPQEGEETSLAERRTVMMQGEKVAEDLREAQAAVGGPQSPVSSLAAAVRRLERRAGTAPSLIEPAVKAMDAAINALEEADQHLNAALIAADFDPLELERIEERLFALRGAARKYSTPVDGLAALAQRYASDVALIDAGADQLKVLEKAAAAADKAYDTAAQKLSAARNKSAEKLNKAVNAELGPLKLDRAKFSTQIESDPASPGPQGFDRVEFWVQTNPGTKPGPLMKVASGGELSRFLLALKVVLSDRGSAPTLVFDEIDTGVGGAVADAIGARLARLAEKVQVMAVTHAPQVAARADQHLLISKDALDKGKRVATRVATLAKDHRREEIARMLAGAEITAEARAAAERLLKAATA, from the coding sequence ATGCTGGCCCGGCTTTCGATCCGCGACATCGTCCTGATCGAGCGGCTCGATATCGATTTCCTCAAAGGTCTTGCTGTCCTTACCGGCGAAACCGGTGCGGGCAAATCCATCCTGCTGGACGCGTTCGCGCTCGCTCTCGGCGGACGCGGCGACGCAAGTCTGGTTCGCCATGGTGCGGAACAGGGGCAGGTCACGGCCGTGTTCGATGTGCCGAAGAAACATCCGGCCAGCGCCATCCTGCGCGAGAACGGTCTGGACGATACCGGCGAGATGATCCTGCGCCGGGTGCAGTTCGCTGACGGCCGAACCCGCGCATTCCTCAACGATCAGGCGATCAGCGTGCAGACCCTGAAAGCGGTCGGCACGACGCTGGTGGAAATCCACGGCCAGCACGACGAGCGCGCGCTGGTGGACACCGCCACGCATCGTCGGTTGCTCGATGCGTTCGCAGCGCTTGAAAAGGACGTCAGCGCTGTCGAAACGTTGTGGGATGCGCGGCGCACTGCGCGTGCAGCGCTCGACGAGCATCGCGCCGACATGGAGCGTGCCGCGCGCGAGGCGGACTATCTGCGCCACGCCTCCGAAGAATTGAAGAAGCTCAATCCGCAGGAAGGCGAGGAAACCTCGCTGGCAGAACGCCGCACCGTGATGATGCAGGGCGAGAAGGTCGCGGAGGACCTGCGCGAGGCGCAGGCCGCGGTCGGTGGCCCGCAGTCACCGGTGTCGTCGCTCGCCGCCGCCGTGCGCCGGCTGGAACGCCGAGCCGGCACCGCGCCCTCGCTGATCGAGCCGGCGGTGAAGGCGATGGACGCTGCGATCAACGCGCTGGAAGAGGCCGACCAGCATCTCAATGCGGCGCTGATTGCCGCTGACTTCGATCCGCTGGAACTCGAGCGTATCGAGGAGCGGCTGTTTGCGCTGCGCGGTGCTGCCCGGAAATACTCGACGCCGGTCGATGGACTTGCTGCGCTGGCGCAGCGCTATGCTTCGGACGTCGCATTGATCGACGCGGGTGCGGACCAGCTGAAGGTTCTGGAAAAGGCGGCCGCCGCTGCCGACAAGGCTTACGACACTGCCGCGCAGAAGCTTTCCGCTGCGCGCAACAAGTCGGCCGAGAAGCTCAACAAGGCGGTCAACGCCGAGCTTGGTCCGCTCAAGCTGGACCGCGCGAAGTTCTCGACGCAAATTGAATCCGATCCCGCGTCGCCGGGACCGCAAGGCTTCGACCGCGTTGAGTTCTGGGTGCAGACCAATCCCGGCACCAAGCCCGGTCCGCTGATGAAAGTCGCCTCGGGCGGTGAACTCTCGCGCTTTCTACTGGCGCTGAAGGTCGTGCTGTCGGATCGCGGCTCGGCGCCGACGCTGGTGTTCGACGAAATCGATACCGGCGTGGGTGGTGCGGTGGCCGATGCCATCGGTGCGCGGCTGGCGCGACTCGCCGAGAAGGTTCAGGTCATGGCTGTCACCCATGCGCCGCAGGTGGCGGCGCGCGCGGATCAGCATCTGCTGATTTCCAAGGACGCACTCGACAAGGGCAAGCGCGTGGCCACACGGGTGGCGACGCTGGCGAAGGATCACCGCCGCGAGGAAATCGCGCGGATGCTGGCTGGCGCGGAAATCACCGCAGAGGCCCGCGCTGCGGCCGAACGGCTGCTCAAAGCTGCAACGGCGTGA
- the ligA gene encoding NAD-dependent DNA ligase LigA has translation MAAVKAKKAPVAVDKLTETQAKVELVRLALEIERHNERYYQNDAPSISDAAYDELRKRSDAIEARFPGLVTRDSPSQKVGVAPSGRFAKVPHSVPMLSLGNAFSDEDVTDFVDRVRRFLKLADDDIPAIVAEPKIDGLSLSLRYEDGELVRGATRGDGFTGEDVTANVRTMSDIPHKLKGRNIPAVCEIRGEVYMLKKDFLALNKRQAEAEDTVFANPRNSAAGSLRQKDASITASRPLKFYAYAWGEMSAMPAKTQHEMIEWIGNAGFVTNPLVTLCKDVEGLLKFYRKIETKRASLGYDIDGVVYKVDRLDWQERLGFITRTPRWAIAHKFAAEQATTVLNDIEIQVGRTGALTPVAKLAPVTVGGVVVQNATLHNEDYIKGIGNDGQPIRDGVDIRIGDTVVIQRAGDVIPQIVSVVLDKRPKDTKPYKFPTVCPACGSHAVREEDPKTGRPDSVRRCTNSLACPAQAKERLKHFVARNAFDIDGLGDKQIEEFFTDGLIMSPADIFTLQKRDARAQKKLADREGFGANSVRNLFAAIDARRSIALHRFIFGLGIRHVGEGNAKLLARHYGTVEAFRAAMIAAGEGPQSEAYQDLNGIEGVGAVVANALVEFFAEPHSVKAVDDLLGEIEVQPAEKAKTDSPIAGKIVVFTGSLEKFTRDEAKATAERLGAKASGSVSKKTDYVVAGPGAGSKLAEANKLGVKVLTEDEWLALVSGA, from the coding sequence ATGGCAGCCGTAAAAGCAAAAAAAGCCCCCGTTGCCGTCGACAAGCTGACCGAGACGCAGGCCAAGGTTGAACTGGTGCGTCTTGCGCTTGAGATCGAGCGTCATAACGAACGCTATTACCAGAACGATGCGCCGAGTATTTCGGACGCGGCCTATGACGAACTGCGAAAGCGCAGCGATGCCATCGAGGCGCGGTTTCCGGGCCTCGTCACGCGGGACTCGCCGTCGCAGAAAGTGGGCGTTGCGCCCTCGGGCCGCTTCGCCAAGGTGCCGCACAGCGTTCCGATGCTGTCGCTCGGCAACGCGTTCAGCGACGAAGACGTTACTGATTTTGTCGATCGCGTGCGGCGTTTCCTGAAACTCGCAGACGATGACATTCCGGCCATTGTTGCCGAACCGAAGATCGACGGACTTTCGCTGTCGCTGCGTTATGAAGACGGCGAGCTGGTGCGCGGCGCGACGCGCGGCGACGGTTTCACCGGCGAGGACGTGACCGCGAACGTGCGGACCATGTCGGACATTCCGCACAAGCTGAAGGGCCGCAACATTCCAGCCGTTTGCGAAATCCGCGGCGAAGTCTACATGCTGAAAAAGGATTTCCTTGCGCTCAACAAGCGGCAGGCGGAAGCCGAAGACACCGTGTTCGCCAATCCGCGCAATTCTGCGGCCGGCTCGCTGCGCCAGAAGGATGCGTCGATCACCGCGTCGCGGCCGCTGAAGTTCTACGCCTATGCCTGGGGCGAGATGAGCGCGATGCCGGCGAAGACCCAGCACGAGATGATCGAGTGGATCGGCAACGCCGGTTTCGTCACCAATCCGCTGGTGACGCTGTGCAAGGATGTCGAAGGGCTTCTGAAGTTCTACCGCAAGATCGAAACCAAGCGGGCGTCACTTGGTTATGACATTGACGGCGTGGTCTACAAGGTGGATCGGCTCGACTGGCAGGAACGGCTTGGCTTCATCACCCGCACGCCGCGCTGGGCCATCGCGCACAAGTTCGCCGCCGAGCAGGCCACCACGGTTCTCAACGATATCGAGATCCAGGTCGGCCGCACCGGGGCGCTGACGCCGGTGGCGAAGCTTGCGCCCGTCACCGTGGGCGGCGTCGTGGTGCAGAACGCGACGCTGCACAACGAGGATTACATCAAGGGCATCGGCAACGATGGCCAGCCAATCCGAGACGGTGTGGATATTCGCATCGGCGACACGGTGGTAATCCAGCGCGCGGGCGACGTGATCCCGCAGATCGTCAGCGTGGTGCTCGACAAGCGGCCGAAAGATACAAAACCTTACAAATTTCCGACCGTGTGCCCGGCCTGCGGCAGCCATGCGGTGCGCGAGGAAGATCCAAAGACCGGCCGGCCGGATTCGGTGCGCCGCTGCACCAATTCGCTGGCCTGTCCGGCGCAAGCGAAGGAACGGCTGAAGCATTTCGTCGCGCGCAACGCGTTCGATATCGACGGGCTTGGCGACAAGCAGATCGAGGAATTCTTCACCGACGGTTTGATCATGTCGCCCGCCGACATCTTCACCTTGCAGAAGCGCGATGCGCGGGCGCAGAAGAAGCTCGCCGACCGTGAAGGCTTCGGTGCGAACTCTGTGCGGAATCTGTTCGCGGCCATTGATGCGCGGCGCTCCATCGCGCTGCATCGGTTCATTTTTGGTCTCGGCATCCGCCATGTTGGCGAGGGCAACGCCAAGCTGCTGGCGCGGCACTACGGGACGGTGGAAGCCTTCCGCGCGGCGATGATCGCGGCGGGTGAGGGGCCGCAGTCCGAGGCCTATCAGGATCTCAATGGGATCGAAGGTGTCGGCGCGGTTGTCGCCAACGCGCTTGTCGAGTTCTTCGCCGAGCCGCACAGCGTCAAGGCGGTGGACGATCTGCTCGGCGAGATCGAGGTTCAGCCCGCGGAAAAGGCCAAGACAGACTCGCCGATCGCCGGCAAGATCGTGGTCTTCACCGGCTCGCTGGAAAAATTCACCCGCGACGAGGCCAAGGCGACTGCCGAACGTCTCGGCGCAAAGGCGTCGGGATCGGTGTCGAAGAAAACCGATTACGTGGTGGCGGGGCCGGGTGCGGGCTCGAAGCTTGCCGAGGCGAACAAGCTCGGCGTCAAGGTGCTCACCGAAGACGAATGGCTGGCGTTGGTCAGCGGAGCGTAA
- a CDS encoding multidrug effflux MFS transporter — protein MTEEKIEIAAAKVATPASWKILLLLVAMNGIAPISLYILVPALPILATTFLSDVSAVQLNVSLFMVGLAMSQLVTGPLSDRFGRRPVLLAGLGLMVAATIVCIFAQTLPQLIAGRFLQAVGGATGMVMSRAVIRDLYPRERVGGMISLVIGVMMIAQLISPLIGGLLETSFGWRSIFYAMAGASIFVTVIIAFGLPETRRLAADGDSAGFIKDARALLSSRAYIGYALCQVLASSIIFTFAGGGPYLVVSQMGRTTAEYGAWFAVTGFAFLIGNLSSARASQRYALDQLIWFGLAIQIGGALLNVLWAAMGFDQTPVWLFGTQMLVMFANAFVMSHSAAGAISVRPLAAGTASGLMGFVQMGFGSLCSQFGAYLGGNFRSTLPLTICIVALSLACAATMIFLIPRQRKVLTADVKRKADEEDSGLL, from the coding sequence GTGACCGAAGAAAAAATAGAGATCGCAGCCGCAAAAGTTGCGACGCCCGCATCGTGGAAAATCCTGCTGCTGCTGGTGGCGATGAACGGTATCGCGCCGATTTCGCTGTACATCCTGGTGCCGGCGCTTCCGATCCTAGCGACGACATTTCTAAGCGATGTCTCGGCCGTACAGCTCAATGTCTCGCTGTTCATGGTGGGACTGGCGATGTCGCAGCTGGTGACCGGCCCTCTGTCCGATCGCTTCGGACGGCGTCCGGTGCTGCTTGCGGGACTGGGACTGATGGTGGCGGCGACCATCGTCTGCATTTTCGCGCAGACACTGCCGCAACTGATCGCCGGGCGCTTCCTGCAGGCCGTCGGCGGCGCCACGGGCATGGTGATGAGCCGCGCGGTGATCCGCGACCTCTACCCGCGCGAGCGCGTCGGCGGTATGATCAGCCTCGTGATCGGCGTAATGATGATTGCGCAATTGATCAGCCCCCTGATCGGCGGACTTCTGGAAACCAGTTTCGGCTGGCGCTCGATCTTCTATGCCATGGCGGGAGCATCAATCTTCGTCACGGTGATCATCGCGTTCGGGCTTCCGGAAACCCGCCGCCTTGCCGCGGACGGCGATAGCGCCGGCTTCATCAAGGACGCACGCGCCCTGCTCTCGAGCAGGGCGTATATCGGATACGCGCTGTGCCAGGTGCTTGCGTCGTCGATCATCTTCACGTTCGCGGGCGGCGGCCCCTATCTCGTGGTCAGCCAGATGGGCCGGACCACCGCGGAATATGGCGCGTGGTTCGCGGTCACCGGATTTGCGTTCCTGATCGGAAATCTGAGCAGCGCTCGCGCATCTCAGCGTTACGCGCTCGACCAGTTGATCTGGTTCGGCCTCGCCATCCAGATCGGCGGCGCATTGCTGAACGTGCTCTGGGCTGCGATGGGATTCGATCAAACGCCGGTCTGGCTGTTCGGAACGCAGATGCTGGTGATGTTCGCCAACGCGTTCGTGATGTCCCATTCGGCAGCAGGTGCCATCAGTGTAAGACCGCTGGCGGCAGGTACCGCATCCGGGCTGATGGGCTTTGTGCAGATGGGTTTCGGTTCGCTGTGCTCGCAGTTCGGCGCGTATCTGGGCGGCAACTTCCGGAGCACACTCCCGCTCACGATCTGCATCGTTGCGCTGTCGCTCGCCTGCGCGGCGACGATGATCTTTCTGATCCCCCGGCAGCGCAAGGTCCTGACTGCCGACGTGAAGCGCAAGGCCGACGAAGAAGATTCAGGGTTACTTTGA
- a CDS encoding aminopeptidase P family protein encodes MFEAQFQTFEEPEGGVALTARLSAFREELLRRQLTGFVIPRADSQQNEYVPPSDERLAWLTGFTGSAGLAVVLTGKAAVFVDGRYTLQAAKQVDTTAWSVESLIEPPPERWLTTHLAPGDRLGFDPWLHTSAAAERLARACEKAGAELVAVDGNPVDAIWTDRPTPPLGAVKVHPAQFAGESEADKLARIRKEISRLAVDALVLSDSHAVAWTFNIRGADVAHTPLPLSYALVPKEGRATIFIDHRKLSNSARDHLEKNASVEEPEALMPRLAELAQTKAAIGLDTATAGDALSRMIAAEGGKPVRVSDPVAMLKAVKNPAEIAGTRAAHKRDGAALAKFLAWIDQEAPSGKLTEIDAVEALETFRRETGALKDVSFPTISGTGPNGAIVHYRVTRKSNRRIAPGDLLLIDSGAQYEDGTTDVTRTIAIGEPTDEMRDRFTRVLRGHIAIARAVFPDGVSGAQIDAFARQFLWHAGIDFDHGTGHGVGSYLSVHEGPARISKLGTTPLKRGMILSNEPGYYKANAFGIRIENLELVVEAKIDGAEKPMNAFETLTLAPIDRRLINADRISKQELRWLNAYHARVRDEIRPLVDEATKVWLDAATEPMTHTR; translated from the coding sequence ATGTTCGAAGCCCAGTTCCAGACATTCGAAGAGCCTGAAGGCGGCGTGGCGCTGACTGCGCGGCTGTCGGCCTTCCGTGAGGAATTGCTGCGCCGGCAGCTCACGGGCTTCGTGATTCCCCGGGCGGACAGCCAGCAAAATGAATACGTGCCGCCTAGCGACGAGCGGTTGGCGTGGCTGACCGGATTTACTGGTTCCGCAGGATTGGCGGTCGTTCTGACCGGGAAAGCGGCCGTGTTCGTGGACGGACGGTACACCCTGCAGGCCGCCAAGCAGGTCGATACGACCGCCTGGAGCGTCGAATCCCTGATCGAACCACCCCCTGAGCGCTGGCTGACGACGCATCTCGCGCCGGGCGACCGCCTCGGATTTGATCCCTGGCTGCACACTTCGGCGGCAGCGGAGCGCCTCGCCAGGGCCTGCGAAAAGGCCGGCGCGGAACTGGTCGCCGTCGACGGCAATCCTGTCGACGCGATCTGGACGGATCGCCCGACCCCGCCGCTCGGAGCGGTGAAAGTTCATCCGGCGCAATTCGCCGGCGAAAGCGAAGCCGACAAGCTCGCGCGGATCCGCAAGGAAATCTCCAGGCTCGCCGTCGATGCGCTGGTGCTGTCGGATTCCCACGCGGTGGCATGGACCTTCAACATTCGCGGCGCGGATGTCGCGCACACACCGCTGCCGTTATCCTATGCGCTGGTCCCGAAAGAAGGCCGCGCCACGATTTTCATCGATCACCGCAAACTCTCGAACAGCGCGCGCGATCATCTCGAAAAGAACGCGAGCGTCGAAGAGCCGGAGGCCCTGATGCCACGGCTTGCCGAACTGGCGCAGACCAAGGCGGCCATCGGCCTCGACACCGCGACCGCCGGCGATGCGCTAAGCCGCATGATCGCCGCTGAAGGCGGCAAGCCGGTGCGCGTGTCGGACCCGGTCGCGATGCTCAAGGCGGTCAAAAACCCCGCCGAGATCGCCGGCACCCGCGCGGCGCACAAGCGCGACGGCGCGGCGCTGGCAAAATTTCTGGCGTGGATCGATCAGGAAGCACCGTCCGGCAAGCTCACCGAGATCGACGCTGTCGAGGCGCTGGAAACCTTTCGCCGCGAGACCGGCGCGCTGAAGGACGTATCCTTCCCCACCATTTCCGGCACCGGCCCGAACGGCGCCATCGTGCACTATCGCGTGACGCGAAAATCCAACCGCCGTATCGCACCGGGCGACCTTCTGCTGATCGATTCCGGCGCGCAATACGAAGACGGCACCACCGACGTCACCCGCACCATCGCTATCGGCGAACCGACGGACGAAATGCGCGACCGTTTCACCCGCGTGCTGCGCGGACACATCGCCATCGCCCGCGCGGTGTTTCCCGATGGCGTCAGCGGCGCGCAGATCGACGCCTTCGCGCGGCAATTCCTCTGGCATGCCGGCATCGACTTCGACCACGGCACCGGTCACGGCGTCGGCAGCTATCTGTCGGTCCACGAAGGGCCGGCGCGGATTTCAAAGCTCGGAACCACGCCGCTCAAGCGCGGCATGATCCTGTCCAACGAGCCCGGCTACTACAAGGCCAACGCCTTCGGCATCCGCATCGAAAATCTCGAACTGGTGGTCGAAGCGAAGATCGACGGTGCGGAAAAGCCGATGAACGCGTTTGAGACCCTGACGCTCGCGCCGATCGACCGACGGCTGATCAACGCCGACCGGATCAGCAAGCAGGAACTGCGCTGGCTCAACGCCTATCACGCGCGGGTGCGCGACGAGATTCGCCCACTGGTGGATGAAGCCACGAAAGTCTGGCTCGACGCCGCAACGGAGCCCATGACTCACACGAGATGA
- a CDS encoding 50S ribosomal protein L11 methyltransferase, with protein sequence MGDAVSDFSHLDRPVNSLSPSPATQATFAIGDERTASRVVDIITESYPSHDLAIAAFEAAGGRWDVTMHFAEAPDEDVIRALVTDTAGEAAAKSIVFSKVETKDWVKASLADLVPVSAGRFVVHGSHDRDRVPVNKLGIEIEAALAFGTGHHGTTRGCLLLLDQVLHQRTPKRILDLGSGTGVLAIAAAKALRRRVLASDIDPRSVIVARENAHLNGVGNLVQAVHATGFQSPHFAANGPFGLVLANILANPLRQLAPALAAHLAPQGFVILSGLLPHQASSVVAAYSGAGLKLLKRIQIENWSSLLMQRR encoded by the coding sequence ATGGGCGATGCAGTCAGCGATTTCAGCCATTTGGACCGCCCCGTGAATTCATTGTCCCCCTCGCCCGCGACCCAGGCCACCTTCGCCATCGGCGACGAGCGTACGGCCAGTCGCGTTGTGGATATCATCACCGAGAGCTACCCCAGCCACGACCTGGCGATTGCCGCCTTCGAGGCGGCCGGCGGCCGCTGGGACGTCACCATGCATTTCGCCGAGGCCCCGGACGAGGACGTGATCCGTGCGCTGGTGACCGACACGGCAGGGGAAGCGGCAGCGAAGTCCATCGTCTTCAGCAAGGTCGAAACAAAGGACTGGGTGAAGGCGAGCCTCGCGGATCTGGTCCCGGTCAGCGCCGGACGTTTCGTCGTCCACGGCAGCCACGACCGCGACCGGGTGCCGGTCAATAAACTTGGAATCGAAATCGAGGCCGCGCTGGCATTCGGCACCGGCCACCACGGCACCACGCGGGGCTGCCTGTTGCTGCTCGATCAGGTGCTGCACCAGCGCACGCCCAAACGCATCCTCGACCTCGGCTCAGGGACCGGCGTCCTCGCTATCGCCGCCGCCAAGGCGCTGCGGCGGCGCGTGCTGGCGAGCGACATCGATCCGCGCTCGGTGATCGTGGCGCGCGAGAACGCCCATCTCAACGGCGTCGGAAATCTGGTCCAGGCTGTCCATGCGACCGGGTTTCAGTCGCCGCATTTTGCCGCCAACGGCCCGTTCGGCCTGGTGCTGGCGAACATCCTCGCCAATCCTCTGCGGCAGCTAGCGCCCGCGCTGGCGGCGCACCTGGCTCCGCAGGGTTTTGTCATCTTGTCGGGATTGCTGCCACATCAGGCGAGCAGCGTGGTTGCCGCCTATAGCGGCGCGGGGCTGAAGCTGCTCAAGCGAATCCAGATCGAGAACTGGAGCAGCCTCTTGATGCAACGGCGCTGA
- a CDS encoding phytoene desaturase family protein, translating into MSDYDALIIGAGHNGLTCAAYLAMNGLRVKVVDRRKVVGGAAVTEEFHPGFRNSVAAYTVSLLNPKVIADLGLHHHGLRIVERRAQNFLPAPDGRYLLTGDGRTHQSIAKFSERDALRIDDFNRELETIADVLRKFVLRAPPDLVEGFGFHAMREAFNALTSANILRGLTLENQRTLLDLFTRSAGDMLDDVFESDLVKALFGFDAVVGNYASPYAAGSAYVMLHHAFGEVNGRKGLWGHAIGGMGAITQAMAASARGHGAEIETDAGVREVIVESDRAVGVVLDNGKTVRARYVASSVNPKLLYTRLIPADALPKPFLDRITNWRNGSGTFRMNVALGALPSFKALPGAGDHLTAGIILAPSLGYMDRAWLDARQQGWSREPVIEVLIPSTLDDSLAPSGKHVASLFCQHVAPQLPDGRSWDDHRDEVADLMIATVDRYAPGFARSVIERQALSPLDLERDFGLLGGDIFHGALSLNQLFSARPMLGHAGYRGPLKGLYHCGSGAHPGGGVTGAPGHNAAQVILKDHRGIFT; encoded by the coding sequence ATGTCTGATTACGATGCACTCATTATTGGCGCGGGCCACAACGGCCTGACCTGCGCGGCCTATCTCGCGATGAATGGCCTGCGCGTGAAGGTGGTTGACCGCCGCAAGGTGGTCGGTGGCGCGGCGGTGACCGAGGAATTTCACCCCGGGTTTCGCAACTCGGTTGCCGCCTATACGGTGAGCCTGCTCAACCCGAAGGTCATCGCGGATCTCGGCCTGCACCACCACGGCCTGCGGATCGTGGAACGCCGTGCGCAGAACTTCCTGCCCGCACCGGATGGCCGCTACCTGCTGACCGGTGATGGCCGGACGCATCAGTCGATCGCAAAATTCAGCGAACGCGACGCGCTGCGGATCGACGATTTCAACCGCGAACTTGAAACCATCGCCGATGTGCTGCGCAAGTTCGTGCTGCGTGCGCCGCCGGATCTGGTTGAAGGATTCGGCTTTCACGCCATGCGTGAGGCGTTCAACGCGCTGACGAGCGCCAATATCCTGCGCGGGCTGACGCTGGAAAACCAGCGCACCCTGCTCGACCTGTTCACGCGGTCCGCGGGCGACATGCTTGACGACGTCTTTGAAAGCGATCTGGTCAAGGCGCTGTTCGGGTTCGATGCCGTCGTCGGCAATTACGCCAGCCCGTACGCGGCAGGCTCGGCCTACGTCATGCTGCATCACGCCTTCGGCGAAGTGAACGGCCGGAAGGGGCTGTGGGGCCACGCCATCGGCGGCATGGGTGCGATCACGCAGGCGATGGCGGCATCGGCCCGTGGCCATGGAGCAGAGATCGAGACGGACGCCGGTGTGCGCGAAGTCATTGTCGAGAGTGACCGCGCCGTCGGAGTGGTCCTCGACAATGGCAAGACGGTCCGCGCGCGCTATGTCGCCTCCAGCGTCAATCCGAAGCTGCTGTACACCCGGCTGATCCCGGCGGACGCGCTGCCGAAACCCTTCCTCGACCGCATCACGAACTGGCGCAACGGGTCCGGCACATTCCGGATGAACGTCGCGCTGGGCGCGTTGCCGTCATTCAAAGCGCTGCCCGGCGCAGGCGATCATCTCACTGCCGGGATCATCCTTGCGCCGAGCCTCGGCTACATGGACCGCGCCTGGCTCGATGCCCGCCAGCAGGGCTGGAGCCGCGAACCGGTGATCGAAGTCTTGATCCCCTCCACCCTTGATGACTCGCTGGCGCCGTCGGGCAAGCATGTCGCCAGTCTGTTCTGCCAGCACGTCGCGCCGCAGCTGCCGGACGGCCGATCCTGGGACGATCACCGCGACGAAGTCGCCGACCTGATGATCGCGACCGTGGATCGCTATGCGCCCGGATTTGCCCGCAGCGTCATCGAACGGCAGGCGCTGTCGCCGCTCGATCTCGAACGCGACTTCGGCCTGCTCGGCGGCGATATCTTCCATGGCGCGCTGTCGCTCAACCAACTGTTTTCCGCGCGCCCGATGCTGGGCCATGCGGGGTATCGCGGGCCGCTCAAGGGGCTCTACCACTGCGGGTCCGGCGCGCATCCCGGCGGCGGCGTGACCGGTGCCCCGGGGCACAATGCGGCGCAGGTGATCCTCAAGGACCACCGGGGAATCTTCACCTGA
- a CDS encoding L,D-transpeptidase, with translation MRAIFISMTGLMLLSGGAAQAAVSILVNKDTQQMTVSVDGTPRYTWPVSSGNPSHETPNGSFKAFRMEEDHYSKEFDEAPMPNAIFFTKQGHAIHGTDAVSRLGNPASHGCVRLSRANALKLWDLVKSEGLLSTTVTLTGSSRVALARNPRSRTTVARGDADAIGQPVQIAPQSGYSEDLNANTRSRQPSQDRAYRDQAYAQDQAYYGRADAGPMQRRIYQNSYGYQNGYGYGYEPRPRYQSPRGGYYYYAD, from the coding sequence ATGCGTGCGATTTTCATTTCGATGACCGGCTTGATGCTGCTCTCCGGCGGCGCAGCGCAGGCGGCGGTCTCCATCCTGGTCAACAAGGACACGCAGCAGATGACCGTCTCGGTCGATGGCACACCGCGCTACACATGGCCCGTCTCCAGCGGCAATCCCTCGCACGAAACACCGAACGGCAGCTTCAAGGCCTTCCGCATGGAAGAGGATCACTACTCGAAGGAATTCGATGAAGCACCGATGCCGAACGCGATCTTCTTCACCAAGCAGGGCCACGCCATCCACGGCACCGACGCCGTCAGCCGTCTCGGCAACCCGGCCTCACATGGTTGCGTGCGGCTATCGCGCGCCAACGCACTGAAGCTGTGGGATCTCGTCAAGTCCGAAGGTCTGCTCAGCACCACGGTGACCCTGACAGGATCGTCGCGTGTTGCACTCGCGCGCAATCCAAGGAGCCGCACGACCGTTGCACGTGGCGATGCGGATGCGATCGGCCAGCCAGTCCAGATTGCGCCGCAGAGCGGATACAGCGAGGACCTCAACGCCAACACGCGTTCGCGCCAGCCCTCTCAGGATCGAGCCTACCGCGATCAGGCTTATGCGCAGGACCAGGCTTACTACGGGCGCGCGGACGCTGGCCCGATGCAGCGTCGCATTTATCAGAACAGCTACGGCTATCAGAACGGATATGGCTACGGTTACGAGCCGCGCCCCAGGTATCAGTCACCGCGCGGCGGGTATTACTACTACGCCGACTAA